Proteins encoded within one genomic window of bacterium:
- a CDS encoding ChbG/HpnK family deacetylase: MSVLEQIGMSEQDRVVVIHVDDVGMSPAANSGALVALEAAATCGSIMVPCPGFEEAAKLARDRPDLDLGVHLTLNAEYESYRWGPVHDDVPSLVSPDGGMWRTTAETVEHATAEDVERELRAQIDTALEAGVDATHIDSHMGTVFDVKFAEIYFKLALDYRLPAFVPRVNRDNLPDNLKEMLADYLDMIDKYESSGMPVFDYFDANSLSFEPGTGVKHNAARLEGLGAGLSYLITHCALGNQELQSITHDWRQRDEERKIYSDGSMAAVLETGGVKPIGMRELRDSL; the protein is encoded by the coding sequence ATGTCAGTGCTGGAGCAGATCGGAATGAGCGAGCAGGATCGCGTCGTGGTGATCCACGTCGATGATGTCGGCATGTCCCCGGCGGCGAATTCCGGTGCGCTGGTTGCACTCGAAGCAGCTGCGACCTGCGGCAGCATCATGGTGCCGTGTCCCGGTTTCGAAGAAGCGGCCAAGCTGGCGCGCGATCGACCCGATCTCGACCTCGGCGTCCACCTGACGCTCAACGCCGAGTACGAGAGCTATCGCTGGGGACCCGTGCATGACGATGTGCCGAGTCTGGTCTCGCCCGACGGCGGCATGTGGCGCACGACGGCGGAGACGGTCGAGCACGCGACGGCAGAGGATGTCGAACGCGAACTGCGCGCACAGATCGACACGGCTCTCGAAGCGGGTGTGGATGCGACACATATCGATAGCCATATGGGTACGGTTTTCGATGTGAAGTTTGCCGAGATCTACTTCAAGTTGGCACTCGACTACCGCCTGCCCGCATTCGTTCCAAGGGTCAACCGCGACAATCTGCCCGACAACCTGAAGGAGATGCTGGCCGACTATCTGGACATGATCGACAAATACGAGTCGTCTGGCATGCCGGTCTTCGACTACTTCGATGCGAACTCATTGAGCTTTGAACCGGGGACGGGTGTAAAGCACAATGCAGCGCGACTCGAAGGCCTGGGCGCCGGGCTCTCCTATCTGATCACGCATTGCGCGCTCGGCAACCAGGAACTGCAGTCGATCACGCACGACTGGCGACAACGTGACGAGGAGCGAAAGATCTACTCCGACGGCAGTATGGCGGCGGTGCTCGAGACGGGGGGGGTCAAGCCGATCGGAATGCGCGAGTTGCGCGATTCGCTATAG
- a CDS encoding DUF1501 domain-containing protein, which translates to MAVTRRDFLRDGTLGLAASACVPMWLSRPAAAGKIAEPLLVVLFLRGAADALHLVPPVGDPDYTRQRGQLSIENPLPFAPGFALHPALAPLQPLVDAKQLAVVHAVGSSDTSRSHFEAQDLMEMASGNTRSLARGVPLGWLARALRRDDPSDLFSSLALSLRPPLSLRGAEAFAMPRPESFGIGGASRIAQRALEAAYVRAGDDPVGLAGTRAFAAVERVRAAFIHSRARAPGTRPGSRQFVRLVEGLGALERARLGVRAVFFELDGWDTHANQGGDTGQMARAIGNLASGLARLFELMQGRRDVIAVVMTEFGRTVAPNGSGGTDHGHGSAMLVAGPRVRGGIFGDWPGLAKSRLYEGRDLAITSDYRNVLHEVLSAHLGEKPPADTFPGFSASPLGLLA; encoded by the coding sequence ATGGCAGTGACCCGTCGCGACTTTCTGCGCGACGGCACTCTCGGCCTCGCGGCCAGCGCCTGCGTGCCCATGTGGCTCTCGCGCCCCGCAGCGGCGGGAAAGATCGCCGAGCCTCTACTGGTCGTGCTCTTTCTGCGAGGTGCGGCAGATGCTTTGCACCTGGTGCCGCCCGTCGGTGATCCGGACTACACGAGACAGCGAGGCCAGCTTTCGATCGAGAACCCGCTTCCGTTCGCGCCGGGTTTCGCTCTGCACCCCGCACTCGCACCCCTGCAACCGCTGGTAGATGCGAAGCAACTCGCCGTGGTGCACGCCGTGGGATCTTCGGACACGTCTCGCTCTCACTTCGAGGCTCAGGACCTCATGGAAATGGCGTCCGGGAACACGCGATCACTTGCGCGCGGCGTACCCCTGGGCTGGCTGGCACGTGCTCTGCGCCGCGACGATCCGTCCGACCTGTTCTCGTCGCTTGCGCTGAGCCTGCGACCGCCGCTCTCCCTGCGCGGCGCAGAAGCGTTTGCCATGCCGCGACCCGAGAGTTTCGGCATCGGCGGCGCCAGCCGGATCGCGCAGCGCGCTCTCGAGGCGGCGTATGTGCGCGCAGGCGACGACCCGGTCGGGCTCGCCGGTACGCGTGCGTTTGCCGCGGTCGAGCGCGTGCGCGCAGCCTTCATTCACTCCCGTGCGCGGGCTCCAGGGACACGACCGGGTTCCAGGCAGTTCGTTCGCCTGGTCGAGGGACTGGGAGCGCTGGAACGAGCCCGGCTGGGAGTGCGTGCCGTGTTCTTCGAACTCGACGGCTGGGATACGCACGCGAACCAGGGCGGGGACACCGGCCAGATGGCACGCGCCATCGGGAATCTGGCATCGGGGCTGGCCCGGCTGTTCGAGTTGATGCAGGGGCGGCGTGACGTGATCGCCGTGGTCATGACCGAGTTCGGGCGCACCGTCGCACCCAATGGCAGCGGTGGAACCGATCACGGTCACGGCAGTGCAATGTTGGTGGCGGGGCCGCGTGTGCGCGGGGGCATTTTCGGCGACTGGCCGGGACTTGCGAAATCACGGCTCTACGAGGGCCGTGATCTCGCCATCACCAGCGATTATCGAAACGTGCTTCACGAGGTACTGAGCGCACACCTGGGTGAGAAACCTCCAGCCGATACCTTTCCCGGTTTTTCCGCTTCTCCTCTTGGGCTTCTGGCCTAG
- a CDS encoding DUF1800 domain-containing protein yields the protein MMPSRSLNRLLQRASFGARPGQSEALATRGAATWLEEQLQPGGISEAGLEKRLRAIADAELEPGDRDAPIGDRTGMSADRASAKKARRERVKRMTRHSAAARIVRAVHGERQLQEVMVDFWANHFSVFARKGPIGALLDDYERRVLRPHALGRFEDLLIAVAQSPAMLFYLDNIRSGVPRKARVSKRAPKGINENYARELLELHTLGVEAGYTQSDIIEAARVLTGWNVQRRGTVSFKFRSFLHDRGDKNVLGDRVPGSGVEQGLWLLRRLARHTSTARHISFKLVRRFVADDPPPALVERTAQTFMETRGDIASLLRTILHSPEFADPANRKLKTPLEFVASALRTTGGETDGGKRLRKELALLGELPFMARTPQGYPDEAQEWIDPSSVLARVSLAFGLGRGLGGTRLGPTLPSTLNAPQSPGLAGAERIALAVASPEFQWQ from the coding sequence ATGATGCCATCCAGATCCCTCAATCGACTGCTCCAGCGCGCCAGCTTTGGTGCCCGGCCGGGACAGAGCGAGGCATTGGCGACGCGGGGCGCCGCAACCTGGCTCGAAGAGCAGCTTCAGCCTGGGGGGATTTCCGAGGCCGGGCTCGAAAAACGCCTCCGGGCCATCGCCGATGCGGAACTCGAGCCGGGAGATCGAGACGCGCCGATCGGCGACCGGACCGGAATGTCCGCAGACCGAGCTTCGGCCAAAAAGGCGCGCCGCGAGCGCGTGAAACGCATGACCCGGCATTCCGCTGCTGCGCGCATCGTGCGCGCGGTCCACGGCGAGCGACAATTGCAGGAGGTCATGGTCGACTTCTGGGCGAACCATTTCAGCGTGTTCGCCCGCAAGGGACCGATCGGTGCCTTGCTCGACGACTACGAACGGCGGGTTCTGCGTCCGCACGCGCTCGGTCGCTTCGAGGATCTCCTGATCGCGGTCGCACAGAGTCCGGCCATGCTCTTCTACCTGGACAACATTCGATCCGGAGTACCCCGCAAGGCGCGAGTCTCCAAGAGGGCTCCGAAGGGAATCAACGAGAACTACGCGCGCGAACTGCTCGAGCTGCACACGCTCGGCGTCGAGGCCGGCTACACGCAGAGCGACATCATCGAAGCTGCACGGGTACTCACGGGCTGGAATGTGCAGCGCCGCGGCACCGTGAGTTTCAAGTTCCGGAGTTTCCTGCACGACCGGGGCGACAAAAACGTACTGGGCGATCGCGTGCCGGGAAGCGGCGTCGAGCAGGGTCTGTGGCTCCTGCGCAGGCTCGCGCGTCACACGTCTACGGCTCGGCACATCTCGTTCAAACTGGTGCGTCGTTTCGTCGCCGACGATCCGCCCCCTGCTCTGGTCGAGCGCACCGCGCAGACCTTCATGGAGACCCGGGGGGATATCGCTTCGCTCTTGCGCACCATCCTGCACTCGCCCGAGTTTGCCGACCCTGCGAACCGCAAGCTCAAGACACCTCTGGAGTTCGTCGCCAGCGCGCTGCGGACGACAGGCGGTGAGACCGACGGTGGCAAACGCCTGCGCAAAGAACTGGCTCTGCTCGGCGAGTTGCCATTCATGGCGCGTACACCCCAGGGCTATCCGGACGAAGCTCAGGAGTGGATTGATCCTTCGTCCGTGCTAGCGCGGGTATCCCTGGCGTTCGGCCTCGGACGGGGTCTGGGCGGCACCCGGCTCGGTCCTACCCTCCCGAGCACCCTGAATGCGCCGCAATCCCCGGGTCTGGCCGGGGCCGAACGCATCGCACTGGCCGTTGCATCGCCGGAATTCCAATGGCAGTGA
- a CDS encoding RluA family pseudouridine synthase — protein MASCLSMEPVTSILVAPADAGLRLDVLVARELGISRGYVRRLLGKERIQMDGRAPAKGAIVRTGDHIQVLAFRHPEAGLPPNPNLQLRVIARSGGLLAIDKPAGLPSHPLDFDEIHTALNGVLALHPEMQGVGEGGLQSGLVHRLDTATSGVLVFATEEQTWQTVRARFAERSVQKRYLARVHGRYDGPDKLSLRLEGRGPRVRVVETGGLPAVTEIRVLSEDPTSSLLQVELITGVRHQIRATLAHLGSPVVGDALYGSDAELKRHLLHAQSLRVTLQDGVVFEARAATPAELENPL, from the coding sequence ATGGCATCATGTCTGTCTATGGAACCGGTCACCTCGATCCTGGTTGCGCCAGCGGATGCGGGCCTGCGCCTGGACGTGCTGGTTGCGCGCGAGTTGGGCATTTCGCGCGGCTATGTGCGGCGTCTGCTGGGCAAAGAGCGCATTCAGATGGACGGGCGAGCCCCGGCCAAGGGAGCGATCGTGCGCACGGGCGACCACATCCAGGTGCTGGCGTTTCGACACCCCGAGGCCGGCCTTCCGCCCAACCCCAATCTGCAATTGCGCGTGATCGCTCGCAGTGGTGGACTGCTGGCAATCGACAAACCGGCGGGCCTGCCCAGCCATCCGCTGGATTTCGACGAAATCCATACCGCGCTCAACGGAGTACTCGCCCTGCACCCCGAGATGCAAGGCGTGGGCGAAGGCGGGCTGCAATCGGGGCTCGTGCACCGGCTCGATACGGCCACTTCTGGCGTGCTGGTGTTCGCGACGGAAGAGCAGACCTGGCAGACCGTTCGCGCGCGCTTTGCAGAGCGCAGCGTCCAGAAGCGCTACCTGGCGCGCGTCCACGGGCGTTACGACGGTCCGGACAAGCTCAGCCTACGGCTCGAAGGCCGCGGACCCCGCGTGCGGGTAGTAGAAACGGGCGGACTCCCGGCGGTCACGGAAATCCGCGTGCTCAGCGAAGATCCGACCAGCTCGCTTCTGCAGGTCGAGCTGATCACGGGCGTTCGCCATCAGATTCGCGCCACTCTCGCGCACCTGGGTTCACCGGTCGTCGGCGATGCCCTCTACGGTTCCGATGCCGAACTGAAGCGCCATCTCCTGCACGCCCAGTCGCTGCGCGTGACCCTGCAGGACGGGGTCGTTTTCGAAGCCCGTGCCGCAACGCCGGCCGAGCTGGAAAATCCGCTTTGA